In the Setaria italica strain Yugu1 chromosome VI, Setaria_italica_v2.0, whole genome shotgun sequence genome, one interval contains:
- the LOC101770334 gene encoding putative F-box/LRR-repeat protein 23, translated as METAGRDWSELPLDALMLVFARLGPVEILMGSGLVCRSWLQAAKEPELWRSVDMANHRVVEEMKGDVLCAMAKLAVDRSMGQLEVFLGKYFVTDELLKYVGARSASLKILSLTSCHEVSNKGFTELVTKSPLLEDLSLELCPKVGGRNVYESTGKACRQLKRFSLRRECFRFSLNYPRRVAEALGIAATMSELRSLSLISSNITNEELVAIVDGCPRLEILCLRDCYKVIADDPLRAKCDRIKTLTLPEYDR; from the exons ATGGAGACTGCCGGAAGGGACTGGTCGGAGCTGCCCCTTGACGCTCTCATGCTGGTCTTCGCGAGGCTCGGCCCTGTCGAGATCCTAATGGGTTCAGGCCTCGTGTGCCGCTCATGGCTGCAGGCAGCGAAGGAGCCTGAGCTGTGGAGATCCGTGGACATGGCGAACCACAGGGTGGTGGAGGAGATGAAGGGAGACGTCCTGTGTGCGATGGCGAAGCTGGCCGTTGACCGCTCCATGGGGCAGCTGGAGGTGTTCTTGGGGAAGTATTTTGTCACTGACGAGCTTCTCAAGTATGTAGGGGCCAG GTCAGCATCTCTGAAGATCCTTAGCCTTACATCATGCCACGAGGTCTCTAACAAAGGATTCACCGAACTGGTTACGAAATCACCTCTGCTAGAGGACCTCTCACTTGAGCTCTGTCCAAAGGTCGGCGGTCGCAACGTGTACGAGTCTACTGGCAAAGCATGCCGCCAGCTGAAGCGTTTCAGCCTGCGCAGAGAGTGCTTTAGGTTCTCCTTGAACTACCCTCGGCGTGTCGCAGAAGCGCTCGGAATCGCAGCGACGATGTCCGAGCTGCGAAGCCTCAGCCTCATCAGCAGCAACATCACCAATGAAGAGCTGGTAGCCATCGTCGATGGCTGCCCCCGCCTGGAAATTCTCTGCTTGCGTGATTGCTACAAAGTCATAGCTGACGACCCCCTGAGGGCCAAGTGTGACAGGATCAAGACACTGACGCTTCCTGAATATGACCGCTAG